GATACATTTGACTTAGAAATTAGTTAGACAATTTCCATATTTCGAAAAAGATATACATCATTACATGGAAATTTTTTTATGAAATAAGAAAGTATAAACTTTTGCGCTTTGATGTCTAGCTTCAGCGCCCAGCCTCTCGGGGGCCCTCCACGAGGCGGGTCAGTTCGACGTCACAGGACGTGACGTTTTTAGTCGAACATCCTTAAGGACCCTTCTGCTAAATACGCACACGTCCTGTGTGCAACGCAGAAGTCACCACATCCTGTGGAAGTAAGAGCGCCTTTATTGCCTGGAGAACATTTACCTGTTAAGGCTGACCAGGGCGCTTGCGCTTTTCTTATTTTGAAAGAAAGCATTATCAAAAAGATTGGAGGTAACATTTATGAGCACTCGTTTAATGGATGTAAATAATGCTGGGAAAGAAGCGATTTCTTCCATTTCAGACATTCAGCTTTATATTGATGGAGAATTTGTCCATGCAGATAGTAAGGAAACATTCGAAAACATCAGTCCCTTCACGAATGAACCAATCAACAGGGTCGCCTCTGGAGATACGGAGGATATTGATCAAGCAGTCAAAGCGGCAAGAAAAGCGTTTAAGGGAGAATGGGGAAACTTAAAGGTTAAAGAACGTTTGGCGTATATTAATAAGATTGCCGATTTAATTGATGAACATATCGATGAAATCGCTCCGTTAGAATCCTATGATACCGGACTTCCGATTAGTCAAACGAAAAAAATGGTGGCCCGTTCGGCTCATAACTTCCGCTTTTATGCAGAAATGGTGTCGAGCCGTTTAGTGGGAGATGTGTATCAAGTAGACGACGAGTTTTTGAATTATACGATTCATAAACCAGTCGGCATCGCAGGTTTAATTACCCCATGGAATGCACCGTTTATGCTGGAAACGTGGAAAATCGCACCGGCGTTGGCGACAGGAAACACAGTCATTTTGAAACCGGCAGAATGGTCGCCGTTAACCGCGAATCGTCTGGCGGAGATTATTGATAAAGCAGGGCTGCCGGACGGTGTGTTTAATGTGGTGCACGGGTACGGCGAAAAAGCAGGAGCTGCATTGGTTGCCCATCCGGATGTGGAATTGATTTCTTTTACGGGAGAAACGACAACCGGTTCCGAAATTATGAAAAATGGCGCGGACTCGCTGAAACGATTCTCGATGGAATTGGGTGGGAAGTCACCGATCATCGTGTTTGACGATGCAGATCTAGATCGTGCGCTTGATGCAGCGACGTGGGGCATCTTCTCTTTTAACGGGGAACGCTGTACAGCAAATTCTCGCTTGTACCTTCATGAAAGCGTTGCCGACACCTTTGTCGAACGATTGAAAGAAAGAGTGCAAAACATTATCGTAGGAGATCCGATGAGAGAACAGACCCAAGTCGGTCCGCTGATTCATAAGAAGCATTATGACAACGTCAAGGGGTACTTGGAACTAGCGAAAGAAGAAGGCTGTGAGGTGATCAGCGGCGATATTCCAGAGGACATGAGCCGCGGAAACTTTATCGCCCCGACCATCTTATTGAATGCTCATAATAACATGCGGGTGATCCAAGAAGAAATCTTCGGTCCAGTGATCGCTGTCATGACTTTTAAAGAGGAAGAAGAAGTCATTGAACTGGCCAATGATGTTCGGTATGGCTTGGCTGGTTATGTGTGGACGAAAGACATCCAGCGCGGCCACCGTGTCGCTCAAGCTGTAGACTCCGGCATGTTGTGGGTGAATTCTCAAAATGTCCGTGATTTGCGTACGCCATTTGGCGGCTCGAAACACAGCGGTATTGGGCGAGAAGGCGGTTACTATGCGTTTGAATTTTACACCGAAATTCAAGTTATTCATGTAGCGTTAGGGCAGCACCATATACCTCAATTCGGAAAAAAATAAATTATACTTTTATTTAAGGAGGAATTAAAATGCCTGCTAAAACAGGAGCAGAGTACAAAGAAAGACTTCGGAAGGCAAAAAATAATGTGTACATTCATGGAGAGCGTGTCGAAGATCCAACGACTCACCCAGGTTTTAAAAATGTTATTAATTCCATGGCAAACCTTTATGACCTTCAGTATGAGCAGCCGGAAAAAATGCTTTACACTTCACCTACATCCGGAGATAAAGTAGGAATGACATTTTTGCGTCCCGAATCAAAAGAAGATTTGGTGAAACGCAGAGAAGCGATTCAAACCTGGGCTCGGACATCCGGAGGCATGATGGGGCGTTCTCCTGATTATTTAAACGCTGAAGTGATGGCAATGGGAGTAGCAACAGATCTTTTTGCAGAAGATGATCCGATGTTTGCAGAAAATGCGAAAAATTATTACGAATACGCGCGCGAAAATGACATTAGTTTAACGCATACTTTAATTCACCCTCAGGTGAACCGTCAAAAAGCGCAGCACGAACAAAAAGACGCCAATGTTGCATTGCACCTCGTCGAAAAAAGAACAGATGGAATCATTGTAGACGGAGCACGTCTTTTGGCTACGCAAGGCGGTATTACAGATGAAATTCTCGTATTTCCATCAACCGTAAAACAAGCTGGTGAATTAGATGATCCGTATTCCCTAGCGTTTGTCGTACCAAATAATACCCCTGGGTTGAAGTATATTAGCCGCGAGTCCTTTGATTATGGAAAAAATGAATGGGATCATCCAATGAGCAGCCGGTTCGAAGAAGGAGACGCGATTGTTTATTTTGATAACGTTTTCGTGCCTTGGGAAAAAGTATTTGTTTGTGGAAACTCTTCTATTTGTAACCGGACCTTCCTTGAGACAAACGCCGTTGTGCATATGTCTCATCAAGTAGTAGCTAAAAATGTTGTTAAAACAGAGTTCATTCTTGGCGTTATCTTAAGCGTTATGGATGCGATTGGAATCGACCAATTCCAGCACGTAAAAGATAAAGGAACAGAAGTCATGCTCGTCTTGGAATCTATGAAATCTCATTTATTCAAGGCTGAACAAAATGCTTCATTAGACAAATGGGGTACGATGACACCAGACTTTGAAGCTCTAAATGCAGCAAGGAACTGGTATCCAAGAATTTACCCGCGTCTAGTTGAAATATTAAGAATTCTAGGAGCGTCTGGATTAATGGGCATTCCAACAGAAGCAGATTTTCAGCATGAAGAACTTGGCCCAATTGTAAACCGAGCACTTCAAGCGAAAAACCTCGAAGGATATGACAGAGTACAATTGTTCCGGTTGGCATGGGACCTGACATTGAGCGCGTTTGGAAGCCGTCAAATGCACTATGAATACTACTTCTTTGGTGATCCGATTAAAATGGGCATGACGTACTTTGATCAATTTGATAAAGAGCCGCATAAACAATATGTGCAAGATTTCTTAAAACAAATTAAATCATCAAAACCGAATTTTTCAAATGTTTAAAGGAGGTATAAATTATGAATTTTGATATTATTCGCACAGGCCGTGCCGTACTGCATGTCACAGACCTTGACAAGTCGAGAGCATTTTACGATGCTCTTGGCTTCATTGAAACCGAATCCGATGAAGAAAACATTTTCTTCCGCGGATTAGAAGAACACAATCACCATAGCCTTTGGCTGAAGAAAAAGCCGGAGCCAGCTGTGGAAGTAATCAGTTACAAAGTGAGAGCAGAAGAAGATCTCGAAAAACTAGAATCGTTTTTTACCAAACAGGGACGTAAGGTGACGTGGCTCGAAAAAGGAAGCCAAAAAGCCCTCGGGAAGTCCTTGCGCGTCCAAGATTTATCTGGACTTCCAGCAGAGTTCTATGCCGAAATGGAAACGGTGGATCGGATGCTCCAGCGTTACGACTTATATAAAGGCGCCAAAGTCCAGCGAATTGACCATTTTAACTGCATGGTGCCGGATGTAGAAAAAGCCTATAACTATTATATTGATGAGCTTGGCTTTGCGTGTTCGGAATACACGGCCGGGGAAGAAGAAAAAATTTGGGCGGCGTGGCTGCACCGCAAACCAAGTGTGCACGATGTCGCATTCATGAACGGCCCAGGTCCACGTCTTCATCACGTCGGTTTTTGGTTGAACGACCCAATGAGCTTAATTAACGGCTGTGACGTCTTGGCTTCGATGGGGTACGCTCCAAACATTGAACGCGGCCCGGGACGACATGGATTGTCCAATGCCTTCTTCCTCTATTTGAGAGATCCGGACGGTCACCGGATTGAGCTGTATAACGGGGACTATCTCACAAGTGATCCGGACTTCAAGCCGGTCCGCTGGGATCTTGATGATCCGATGCGGCAGACATTCTGGGGCCATGAAGCACCAGACAGCTGGTTTGAAGAAGCATCCGAAGTGCTCGATGTTCATACTGGAAAGAAAATCGATCTGAAAGAGCCGACATTGAAAAAACGAAAACCAACGTTTGTCATATAAAGCATCATCTTCTAAGGAAGCGGAGGATAACCATGCTCAAAACAGAAATCGAAAAAAGAAAAAAACTATTTATTAATGGAGAATGGCGAGAAGCAGGGGAACACATACCCCTGTATTCTCCCTATAATCAAGAAGTATTAACGGAAATTCCAAAAGCTTCTATCGAGGAAACAGACGCAGCGATTGAAGCCGCTGTTCAAGCCCAGACGAAAATGAAAAAGCTAACGGCTCATGAACGAAGTGAGATCCTTTTTCAACTTGTCCGGCTTTTGCAAGACAACCATGAAAAAGCAGCTGCACTCATCGCTCAGGAAGCAGCAAAGCCAATTGCCACAGCTAGAGGCGAAGTAGACCGGACGATCCAGACTTATAAGTTTGCTGCGATGGAAGCCAATCAATTATATGGGGAGACGCTCCCGATGGATGCGGCACCAGGCGGTCAAAACCGGCTCGGCTATACGGTACATGAACCTCTTGGCGTTATTGGGGCAATTACTCCTTTTAATTTTCCAATGAATTTGGTGGCTCACAAAGTAGGTCCAGCTATTGCCACAGGCAATACGATTGTGTTAAAACCAGCCTCCCAAACACCGTTATCAGCATTCTTTCTCGCCGAATTGTTACAAGAAGCCGGACTCCCTGAGGGGGCATTAAATGTGGTGACCGGAAGCGGCCGTGTTGTAGGAGACCGGATTGTAAAAGATGAACGGGTGAACATGATTACGTTTACGGGAAGTCCAGAAGTCGGCAAAGAAATTCGCAGCAAAGCCGGTTTGAAGAAAGCGACCTTAGAACTCGGTTCAAATGCAGCTGTAATTGTCGATGAAGATGTCGATCTTAATGCAATCATTTCTCGCTGTGTACAAGGTGCTTTTGCCTTCCAAGGTCAGGTTTGTATATCGCTTCAGCGTGTGTATGTACATGAAAACGTCTACGAATCCTTTGTTGAGAAATTTGTAGAAGAAACAAAGAAATTGGTAACCGGAGATCCGTTAGATGAAAAAACAAATGTCTCGGCCATGATCTCAGAAAGGGATGTGGAGCGTGCTTTAGCCTGGATTAAGGAAGCTAAAGAGAGTGGAGCTGTTGTGAAAACAGGCGGAGAGCGAGAAGGCAGCATTGTTCTTCCTACGGTACTTCTAAATGCAGCAGACGATCAGAAAGTTTCATGCCAAGAAGTTTTCGCTCCAATTGTGGTGATTAATCCAGTATCGTCTATTGACAAAGCGATTGGTGAAGTCAATCATTCACGCTATGGTCTGCAAGCAGGCATTTATACGAAAGACATTCAAAAGGCTATGAATGCGTCCGAACAGCTTGAAGTCGGCGGAGTAATGATTAATGACATTCCGACGTTCCGAGTGGACCATATGCCTTATGGGGGCGTGAAAGAAAGCGGAACGGGGCGCGAAGGTATTAAGTATGCGGTAAAAGAAATGACAGAGTTAAAATTAGTTGTTGTAAATAACAATCAATAAATTTTAAGTTGTAGAGGTGATAATTATGGATGATCGTATGTTCAGAACAGCGATGGGGAAATTTGCGACAGGCGTAACTGTGATTACAACAGAGGTAGATGGAGAAGTACACGGCATGACTGCCAATGCTTTCATGTCGGTGTCGTTAGATCCTAAACTTGTCCTCATTTCCGTTGGAGATAAAGCCCGGATGCATGACTTAATTAAACGTGCTGATAAATTTGCTGTAAATATATTGTCAGAAGAGCAGAAAGAGATGTCAATGATTTTTGCCGGACAAATCAAAGAAGAAAGAAATGTAGCCTTTGAAGATTTTGAAGGAACGCCGATTATAAAAGATTCCCTCGTTAATTTGGCCTGTAACGTATATGATACGCACGAAGCTGGGGACCACACCTTATTTGTCGGTGAAGTGTTAAATTTAAATGTTCAAGACGGAGAACCGCTTGCTTTCTTTGAAGGGAAATATAAACAGATCAGCTAAGGGAAAGAAAATGGAGTAGGAGGGGCAGTGATGAAGACCATTCAACTAGGTTATCCAATAACTGATGCCTTAAAAAACAAAAGTGAACCTTGCGTTATGGCTTTGGGCTTTTTCGATGGCGTGCATTTAGGTCATCAGCAAATTATTAAAACAGCAAAAACCATTGCAGCTGAAAAAAATTTGAAGCTGGCGGTCATGACCTTTTTCCCGCACCCAAGCGCAGTGATTAAAAAAGGAAATCAAGTGACAAAATACATTACTCCATTGTCTGTGAAAAAAGAGATATTTGAAAAAATGGGTGTAGACTTGCTATATGTGGTGGATTTTAATATGGACGTTGCCAAAATTCCTCATGACCAATTCGTTAACGAATACCTTGACGGTTTACAATGCAAGCATGCAGTAGGCGGGTTTGATTATACGTATGGATTTAAGGGAAAAGGGAATATGGCTCAATTAAATATTGATGCTAATGGACGCTTCGGAGTGACCACAGTAGAAAAGCTGGAAAAAAAACATCATAAAGTAAGCTCTACTTTGCTGCGCGAACTCATATCTTCGGGCCGAGTGGAAGATATTCCAACCTATCTTGGAAGCCGGTATGCACTTCAAGGAATACTACAGAGAAGAGCAAATAACTATATTCTCTATATTGACTCAGATTATTTTCTACCCTGCCCAGGAAGCTATGAAGTTACGTTGAAAAATGGAGTACTTGTAACCAAGGGGCTCTGTGAAATTAAATCAAGCGACCAGCCTGGAGAACTTCACATTAGAATGTTTTATGGCCAGCCATTTGAAAATACGCTGCCCGTTCAATTACAATGGGAAAACTTCATCGCTGATTACGAAATGGATGCTTTCCATGCGCAAGCTCGTTTTGATGAAATGGAAGTAAGCATGTAATTCTCCCTCCTCCTTCAATCTGTTATGCACCCTTGTTGCCTCTTAATAGAGAGCAACAAGGTTTTTTACTTTTGACTAATTTGAGTGGAAGATATTATAATATCAATACTCCTTAAAATAAAAGAAAAAGAGGGAAAAGACATGCTGCAAAAACTTTTATCATCAACTACGCAAAAAGGTATTAATTTGAAAGCGCTATATAATTGTGTAAGAAATGAACCAGAATTAACAAAAGCTGAAATTGCTCAAAGTACCGGTTTAAAACTAAGCACTTGTGCAAGGCTGCTAGAAGAATTAATAGAACAGGGTCTATTATATGAAAGCGGAGAAGCCGAATCTAGTGGAGGAAGAAAACCTAAAAAGTATTCCATACAGCCAGATGTAAATTACTTAGTCGGCATTGACATATCACGAACATTTTCAAAAGTAGTACTCATGGGATTAGATTTAAAGATTATTGCAGAAGAACGATTTGACATGAATGATTCAAGTACGCCGGATGTGATGATAGAGCAGTTTACTCAAGTCATTCACTCAATGTTAGATAGAAATAATATTCCTGATGCCTCTTTGTTGGGAATTGGGGTCAGCGCTATTGGTCCGCTCGATACAAAGCAGGGTGTTATAAAAAATCCCCTCCATTTCCCGGCGCCAAAATGGGAGGATGTACCAATAAAAGAAATGCTAAAGAAGCATTTTGATACAAACATTGAATTAGACTATGGTGAAAATACCGCTTTAGATGCAGAACGCCGTCTCGGGGCTGCTAGGGATGACAAGAATGTTATTTACATTAATAAAGGAGCAGGCATCCGACTTGCTATTATGTTGAATCGGGAAATTCTTCGTTCTACTGGCGGTGATAAAGTAGGTGCGTTTGGGCAGGGGCACATGGTGGTAGATATTCACGGGAAGAAATGTGTTTGCGGAAACTATGGATGCATGAATACTTATTCCACCATTCCAGCTCTTCTCACCGAAGCAAAGAGCCGCCTAAAGAGAGGCCATTCTTCCATTCTGAGCGAAACAGTAGATGATTTTTCTACATTGACGTTTCTTCAACTCGTTTCTGCTCTTAAGCAAGGTGATGATTTCAGTGAACAAGTAGTAAAAGATGTTGCTTATTATTCAGCAGCTGGCCTTGCTAATATGGTAATTATTTTCCATCCAAGTATAATTATTCTAAGTGGACCGATGTATAGAGAGATGAAGCTTTATTATCAAACGGTAGTAGAGATGACGGAAGCAAGGTACAAAAAGCTGTTTCCTCAGTTAAATGTGGCTTTCAGCCAGGGGGAACTAGGAGAAAATGCTGCCGCTATAGGAGCAGGGAGCCTTGTACTAGATTCATTGTTATCTTTTTAAAATATATAATTCTTCTTACGTATGGGAGTATACTATTTTTATGAAACTGCAAAAGAACTTAAGCCAACAATGGTATACTTCTCCCTCTCATTTTCTTCTTTCTTCAGAGAAACAATCCTTCCTAAAAATAACCAAAATGAACCAAAGATGAAGAAAAAGTGTAAATATTATGTTCGAAATTAAAAAAACCCCCTTTATATTGAAATCTTTTGACTAAATTGAATTAAAGATATATAATACTAATGGAATAGATTTATGAAACCGCTTTTATATTTTAATGTTGGTAGTGAACGTCTATCAATGATAGGGTCAGATGAAAGTAAAGATGGAACGTAATTTTCTTAATGTGTATTATAGCCTTAGGTTCAAGATTAATATAATCAAATTGATATAAAGAGGAAGATTTTTATATTAAAATCAATTGATATAAAAAACTATATTTAATTTCAATAAAACTTTTGACTATTTTGATTTAAAGATTTATAATAGTAAGAAAATAAAACGTTTTTATGATTGCAGTTAATTTCAATTTCTATACGAAATATTAAGGAATGAAGCGAAACAAAAAATAATTAGTCAGAATATAAATTATATTTATAATTTTTGTTCAAATATATTTCAATACAGCAAAAGATATTATTTGATTATTGGGTCAAAATTTCAATAAGTAAGGGGGAATACAGTGCTGAAATTATTAAGAAAATAGCTTATAACTAGTATTGAAAATAGTTCTTAAATGAAAATTCAGTCGTTTAAGAGATTAATATTACTCAGAAGAACAATCAAAAATAAAGGGAAAAAAGGGGAGTTGATTATGAAATTGAAGTATAACCGAACTAATTTCTTTAGAGCGCTAGGTTTATTAGTTTTCTTACTATTGGGTGCTTGTGGGAACGGAGGGGAAACCAATTCAGCTAGTGAAACACAGAGTTCTGGAGGAGGAAGCTATAGCATCGCTACGCTGCCAGAAACAACAGCTTTTTATGAAACAGGTTCTGGTATTTCCAGTGTAGTGGGTGAACATTCATCTGTAAATATGTCTGTGAGTCCGTATGCAGGTATTATGAGTTGGATACCTCTTCTTCAGGAGGGGGAAGTTGATTTTGGCCTTTCGCAATATGCAACACTTTCTTACAATTATGAAGGTCATGAACCAAAAGAGTATGAGGAGAAAAAAAACCTTAGGACAGTAATGTATGGAAACAATGCAGTTTTGACTGGAATTGCCGTTAGGGAAGACGCAGGGATTGAAAGTATTAGTGACTTGAAGGGTAAAAAAGTAGCTTCAGATTTTCCTGGAGATGATGGGGTAGGGGCACTTGTAGAAGTTGTATTACAATCAGTTGGTCTTAGCTGGGACGATGTAGAGAAAGTCCCTGTTTCAAATGCTCCGGCAGGTTTAGAGGCATTACGTAATGGGGAAGTAGATGCAGCATTTGCAGGTACTCCAACACAGGGAAGCATCTTAGAGATTGACGAAGTTGCAGGAATTAAGGCCCTCAATTTTGGGGAAGTACCCCCAGAAGAATTTGATGAATTTCCGGAAGAACTACATGAGCTAATGAATACTTATAATCCAGGTTTAGAACCTGTACTTTTTGAAGGCGGGTTTATCGAAGAAGAAAAAATAATTTATCAATACCCTATTATTTTAGCGACTGCCACGCACGTACCAGAGGGTGCGGTTTATGAAATAACAAAAGCACTTTGGGAAAATGATAAGGAGTTACACTCTTATGGTAACTGGTTGAAAGAATGGAACTCTGAAACAATGTTTAATCCATATCCCCCTGCCCCATATCATGACGGAGCAATAAAGTTCTTTAAAGAAGAGGGGGTATGGACTGAAGAAGCAGAGGAATACCACCAAGATTTATTACAAGAATAGGTATATTGGAGGGTAAACAATGAGTGAAAATGTTTCGGTGTCTCGGTTTCGGAAATTAAATGGCTCTGTCCTTTATCTATGGCAGAGTCTCCTCATTCTTATTCCTGTAAGCGGTATACTTTTTATTTTCTCCGTATATCGATATTTTAATTTATCGTTATATAGTGAACAATATGCCGGGTTGATTTTAGGTTTAATATTGGCCGCTATTTTTATAGGTACACCAGCAACAAAAAAAGCCCAACGTGATCGAGTCCCTTGGTATGATTGGGTTTTATCTGTAATTGGTTTTATAGCAGGGTTATACATAGCGTTATATTATCCTGACGTTTTGCTAGCTTTTACTAATATAACAACGGAACGTTTGGTTTTGGGGACGATGGCAGTGCTTTTGATTTTAGAAGCTTTACGACGAATACAGGGCTGGACTTTTGTCATTGTCGTTTTATGTTTCTTAATGTATGCCTTTGTTGCACCATTTATGCCGGGTCCTTTCGAAGGGCGCGCAGTCTCATTTAATCAGTTGGTGAATTATTTGTACCTTGATACAAATAGTATACTAGAGTTACTGTCCTTAGCAGCAACAATGGGCCTTGCCTTTGTAATGTTCGGACAAGTGCTAATTAATTTTAAAGGAGGAGAGATTTTTAACAATATTGCATTAACACTATTTGGGCGTTATCGAGGTGGGCCTGCAAAGGCATCGGTGATTGGTTCAAGTATGGTTGGCAGCATTACGGGTGGTCCTGTGGCAAATGTTATGTTAACAGGAAATATGAGTATACCATTGATGGTTAGAAATGGATACACACGTGTACAAGCGGGTGCAATAGAATCAGTAGCCTCAACTGGCGGGACAATTTTGCCGCCGCTAATGGGAATTGTTGCGTTTATTATCGCTGAAAGACTGGGTGTTCCTTATAGGGAGGTAGCAGTAGCTGCTATAGTTCCAGCCTTACTATATTATATTTGTGTGTACATTCGAGTCGATTTAATAGCAGCTGAAAAAAATCTCGGAAGTATGATTAAGGCAGAGTTGCCTGCAAAAAAAGATGTCCTTTTAAAAAGCATGTTGATTGTCCCGATTTTTATATTTCTAGTGTACCTTTTATTTATAGAAGGAAGATCTCCCGAAGTTGCAGGTATTTCGTCGGCTGTTTTTGCACTTGCATTTTTATTGATACAAAAAGAAACTAGAAGAAATATTATGAAGAGAATCCAACGGGTGTTATTGGATACTGGTGAAGTTATATTAGAAGTTGGTATTGTTTTAGCCGCTGCTGGTTTAGTCGTCGGTATTATTGGTGTAACTGGTTTGGGTTTTAACCTAGTTTCTGCATTAGCACAATTGGGTCAATATGGTTTATTCCCTTTATTGCTTGGAAGTGCTGTTGTTTCTGTTATCTTAGGTATGGGTTTACCAGCGATTGCAGCATACTCTATTGTAGCAGTTTTAGTAGCCCCAACACTTGTTGAATTAGGTGCGGTACCAATGGCCGCTCATCTATTTGTATTTTTCTTTGCAATAGTTTCGAATTTTACTCCTCCGATTGCATTTGCAAGCATTGCTGCAGCATCTATTGCTAAGGATAACCCACATAAAATAAGTTTTGAATCTATGAAATTCGGTTTCATGGCTTATCTTATTCCGTTTTTGTTTGTGTATAACCCTGTTTTATTACTAAGTACCAACGTAGATTATTCATATTTCACCATTGCCACTTCTATTATTACAACCTTAATAGGGTGTTATTTATTATCGATCAGTGTAACTGGATACTTGTTTAAACCTTTGTCATTTATTCATAGGGTAATATTTGTGATAAGCGTAGTTTTACTGTTTTTTCCTGTCCAGCAAAATGCAGGTGGGCTTCTCAATTGGGCAGGGTTAACCATTGGTGCTGCTTTATTTATACAGCAATTGGTAGTAAAAAAAAGAAATAATATAATCAAATACAATGAGAATCAGCAAAGGGTATCCAGTTAAATCTGTGCTTTATTTTGATTTAGTAATAAGAAAGGTTTGTTGACATTACTCGCATATCTACAAGGTTACAAGCCTTTTTAAAAGCAAAACTAAATACTTTGGGGAAATATGAGAATGTTCAGTCAAACATCCTGGGTGAACTCTATGAAGGGGGTGCTTTACTAGTGAGACCGAACGTCATTTATATGGTACTTGATGATGTAGGCTTTTCTGATTTAGGTTGCTATGGCTCTGAAATTGCCACACCTAATATAGATAACATGGCTAAAAATGGTTTGCGATACAATAATTTTAATGCAACGCCAATGTGTTCCCCTACTAGAGCTTCTTTGCTGTCAGGACGAAATCATCATTCCATTGGTATGGGGTCCATCGCAGACGTAGATTTTGGTGACGACTTTCCCAATATTAGGGGGAGAATTAATGACAGTGCAGCAACTATTAGTGAAGTTCTAAGAGAACATTATTACAGTACATTTTGTGTGGGGAAATGGCATTTAACTCCTGCGAATGAAGTAACACCAGCAGGTCCATTTTAAAATTGGCCTTTAGGGAAGGGATTTGAAAAGTATTATGGATTTTTGAATGGGTCAACTGACCAATATGTACCCGATTTAGTTCGTGACAATCAATTCATAGATCCACCAAAGGCAGAAAATTATCATCTATCCGAGGACTTGATAGAAACTGTAATAGAATATATAGGTAACCATTTGTCCATTATACCTGAGAATCCTTTTTTTCTAAGCCTGTCATTTGGCGCCCAACATGATCCTCATC
This DNA window, taken from Alteribacillus bidgolensis, encodes the following:
- a CDS encoding ROK family transcriptional regulator, with the translated sequence MLQKLLSSTTQKGINLKALYNCVRNEPELTKAEIAQSTGLKLSTCARLLEELIEQGLLYESGEAESSGGRKPKKYSIQPDVNYLVGIDISRTFSKVVLMGLDLKIIAEERFDMNDSSTPDVMIEQFTQVIHSMLDRNNIPDASLLGIGVSAIGPLDTKQGVIKNPLHFPAPKWEDVPIKEMLKKHFDTNIELDYGENTALDAERRLGAARDDKNVIYINKGAGIRLAIMLNREILRSTGGDKVGAFGQGHMVVDIHGKKCVCGNYGCMNTYSTIPALLTEAKSRLKRGHSSILSETVDDFSTLTFLQLVSALKQGDDFSEQVVKDVAYYSAAGLANMVIIFHPSIIILSGPMYREMKLYYQTVVEMTEARYKKLFPQLNVAFSQGELGENAAAIGAGSLVLDSLLSF
- a CDS encoding TAXI family TRAP transporter solute-binding subunit, which encodes MKLKYNRTNFFRALGLLVFLLLGACGNGGETNSASETQSSGGGSYSIATLPETTAFYETGSGISSVVGEHSSVNMSVSPYAGIMSWIPLLQEGEVDFGLSQYATLSYNYEGHEPKEYEEKKNLRTVMYGNNAVLTGIAVREDAGIESISDLKGKKVASDFPGDDGVGALVEVVLQSVGLSWDDVEKVPVSNAPAGLEALRNGEVDAAFAGTPTQGSILEIDEVAGIKALNFGEVPPEEFDEFPEELHELMNTYNPGLEPVLFEGGFIEEEKIIYQYPIILATATHVPEGAVYEITKALWENDKELHSYGNWLKEWNSETMFNPYPPAPYHDGAIKFFKEEGVWTEEAEEYHQDLLQE
- a CDS encoding TRAP transporter permease: MSENVSVSRFRKLNGSVLYLWQSLLILIPVSGILFIFSVYRYFNLSLYSEQYAGLILGLILAAIFIGTPATKKAQRDRVPWYDWVLSVIGFIAGLYIALYYPDVLLAFTNITTERLVLGTMAVLLILEALRRIQGWTFVIVVLCFLMYAFVAPFMPGPFEGRAVSFNQLVNYLYLDTNSILELLSLAATMGLAFVMFGQVLINFKGGEIFNNIALTLFGRYRGGPAKASVIGSSMVGSITGGPVANVMLTGNMSIPLMVRNGYTRVQAGAIESVASTGGTILPPLMGIVAFIIAERLGVPYREVAVAAIVPALLYYICVYIRVDLIAAEKNLGSMIKAELPAKKDVLLKSMLIVPIFIFLVYLLFIEGRSPEVAGISSAVFALAFLLIQKETRRNIMKRIQRVLLDTGEVILEVGIVLAAAGLVVGIIGVTGLGFNLVSALAQLGQYGLFPLLLGSAVVSVILGMGLPAIAAYSIVAVLVAPTLVELGAVPMAAHLFVFFFAIVSNFTPPIAFASIAAASIAKDNPHKISFESMKFGFMAYLIPFLFVYNPVLLLSTNVDYSYFTIATSIITTLIGCYLLSISVTGYLFKPLSFIHRVIFVISVVLLFFPVQQNAGGLLNWAGLTIGAALFIQQLVVKKRNNIIKYNENQQRVSS